One part of the Sorangiineae bacterium MSr11954 genome encodes these proteins:
- a CDS encoding putative sulfate exporter family transporter, with protein MSYLHSATAKGAERPGPAHALVPLGVIFAISPWASPGISLALGAAIGLAWGNPFAATTRKLAHTLLLAAVVGLGASMDLRTVARAGLHGLGYTAAGITVAIVAGMLLARALQVDSRCGLLISVGTAICGGSAIAAVAPALRAKEHEITVSLATVFLLNAAALFLFPPIGHAMHLDQDQFGLWSALAIHDTSSVVGASMAYGPEALAVATTIKLTRALWIVPIALLVAHVVARRSALSRQNTGASAVTAPKPWFIAGFLGLSALVTFVPAIAPLGAPIGRAAKHIMPAILFLIGTGLSRPALRAMGVRALVQGVLLWFLVATSSLVAITSGCIR; from the coding sequence ATGAGCTACTTACATTCGGCTACCGCGAAGGGCGCGGAGAGACCGGGCCCCGCTCATGCCCTGGTCCCTCTCGGCGTGATCTTCGCCATCTCACCCTGGGCATCCCCAGGGATTTCGCTCGCCCTGGGCGCGGCCATCGGCCTCGCCTGGGGCAATCCGTTCGCCGCCACCACGCGCAAGCTGGCCCATACGCTGCTGCTCGCAGCGGTGGTGGGTCTGGGCGCGTCGATGGACCTTCGCACCGTCGCGCGCGCGGGCCTGCACGGCCTGGGCTACACGGCGGCGGGCATTACCGTAGCGATCGTCGCGGGCATGTTGCTCGCGCGCGCGCTGCAGGTCGATTCGCGCTGCGGTCTCTTGATCTCCGTCGGCACGGCCATCTGCGGGGGGAGCGCCATCGCCGCCGTCGCCCCTGCCCTTCGCGCAAAAGAGCATGAGATCACCGTCTCGCTCGCCACCGTGTTTCTGCTGAACGCGGCGGCCCTCTTCCTTTTTCCCCCCATCGGCCATGCGATGCACCTCGACCAGGACCAGTTCGGCCTGTGGTCGGCCCTGGCCATCCATGACACGAGCTCCGTGGTCGGGGCCTCGATGGCCTACGGTCCCGAGGCGCTGGCCGTGGCCACCACCATCAAGCTGACCCGCGCGCTCTGGATCGTGCCCATCGCGCTGCTCGTCGCCCATGTCGTCGCGCGCCGCAGCGCGCTCTCACGGCAAAACACCGGTGCGAGCGCCGTCACGGCGCCCAAGCCTTGGTTCATCGCCGGGTTCCTCGGGCTCTCGGCCCTCGTCACCTTCGTCCCCGCCATCGCGCCGCTCGGTGCCCCCATCGGCCGCGCGGCCAAGCACATCATGCCGGCCATCCTGTTTCTGATCGGTACGGGCCTCTCCCGCCCCGCGCTGCGCGCCATGGGCGTGCGTGCCCTCGTGCAAGGTGTCCTCCTCTGGTTCTTGGTCGCGACGTCGTCCCTCGTCGCCATCACCTCGGGCTGTATTCGATGA
- a CDS encoding AAA family ATPase, with product METASVGLRLSPPELLELYEANEPIRARLRHNFLVFRRIRAGLKMALANAYDFDPRRDYWRLPERRLLTSYFSRYFHNAFAPAMALRELAFETFRHFDVARGRGDFGEPMRTEQQAEQWRSLCERMLTVSRSLPLLDSYRELRTRWGGQGGERLLERASDVEDLSDFIERMSWAKDPSSNEPAFSKRIVWFPYFGLASIDALPARQQFVYGYYATFASTNAYQGAGSQSFAPILQNNPFEKLLAYAKRWASGETPGDTGFVVLGRNGNETRDCSHHTTVRETAYFLSLPRDAESHRSESARAFLKWHPELVERFALELTKLVPIEDDESPLRMEASGRRGAPVDGSSVDARIEQHMLESLREDVAAMAPIDAAIIFTLLMDDAKIYHDAHQERLDATSARARARASDETNRPATVIASVSIVEVPAEPPRAEEPRLSLPASLQAIATDALGYLRADFHVLLAGPPGTGKTTLAQFVGHAWDRDLETVPSEIPMSEAPVTTVGNSSWSPFHTIGGILPDGASQFKTHSGIFLEPEPGPGEAWSLRRGCIVLDEMNRADLDRCIGELYPLLSGSVAVVHPAGIPRMRTIQRHPRFRVIATVNDATLDDVVFPISEGLARRFLRFELPGATADELRAYLDMGATPESVERRAIVVEAIERFFEKCGKHGKLVDSERGRGDRLPFGCGYFRPLREWMHGRLVLSVEFRERELAEQARVVLITCLRSGARLKGFEAVLTELRESEDLV from the coding sequence ATGGAAACCGCCTCCGTCGGGCTTCGCCTTTCGCCTCCGGAGCTCCTCGAGCTCTATGAAGCCAACGAACCGATTCGCGCGCGCTTGCGCCATAACTTCCTCGTCTTTCGGAGGATTCGCGCCGGTCTGAAGATGGCTCTGGCGAACGCCTACGACTTCGACCCTCGCCGCGATTACTGGCGGTTGCCCGAACGCCGGCTGCTCACGTCGTACTTTTCACGGTATTTCCACAACGCGTTTGCACCTGCGATGGCGTTGCGCGAGCTCGCGTTCGAGACGTTTCGCCATTTCGATGTGGCGCGCGGTCGCGGGGACTTCGGGGAGCCCATGCGCACCGAGCAGCAAGCCGAGCAATGGCGCTCGTTGTGCGAGCGGATGCTCACCGTCTCACGCTCGCTCCCGCTCCTCGACTCGTACCGAGAGCTGCGCACCCGATGGGGAGGCCAAGGGGGCGAGCGGTTGCTCGAGCGGGCGAGCGATGTGGAGGATCTCTCCGATTTCATCGAGCGCATGTCGTGGGCGAAGGACCCGTCGAGCAACGAGCCGGCGTTCTCGAAGCGCATCGTCTGGTTTCCGTACTTCGGGCTCGCGAGCATCGACGCGTTGCCCGCGCGCCAGCAGTTCGTCTACGGCTATTACGCCACGTTCGCGTCGACGAACGCCTACCAAGGCGCGGGCAGCCAGAGCTTTGCGCCCATCCTCCAGAACAACCCCTTCGAAAAGCTGCTCGCGTACGCGAAACGATGGGCCTCCGGCGAGACCCCCGGCGACACGGGGTTCGTCGTCCTCGGCCGAAATGGCAACGAGACCCGCGACTGCTCGCATCACACCACGGTACGAGAGACGGCATACTTCCTCTCCTTGCCGCGCGACGCGGAGAGCCATCGCAGCGAGTCGGCGCGCGCGTTCTTGAAGTGGCACCCCGAGCTGGTGGAGCGCTTCGCCCTCGAGTTGACGAAGCTGGTTCCCATCGAGGACGACGAATCACCGCTGCGGATGGAGGCCTCCGGGCGTCGTGGCGCCCCCGTCGACGGGTCGAGCGTGGACGCGCGCATCGAGCAGCACATGCTCGAGAGCCTTCGCGAGGACGTCGCCGCCATGGCGCCCATCGACGCGGCCATCATTTTCACGCTCTTGATGGACGACGCAAAGATCTACCACGACGCGCACCAAGAGCGGCTCGACGCGACCTCGGCGCGTGCGCGCGCGCGCGCAAGTGACGAAACGAATCGTCCGGCTACGGTCATTGCGTCGGTCTCCATCGTCGAGGTGCCCGCGGAGCCACCGCGGGCCGAGGAGCCACGGCTCTCGCTTCCGGCGTCCCTGCAAGCCATCGCGACGGATGCTTTGGGCTACTTGCGCGCCGACTTTCACGTCTTGCTCGCGGGCCCGCCGGGGACCGGAAAGACGACCTTGGCGCAGTTCGTGGGCCACGCGTGGGATCGCGATCTGGAGACGGTGCCTTCCGAGATCCCGATGTCGGAGGCGCCGGTCACCACCGTGGGCAACTCGTCGTGGTCGCCCTTTCATACGATCGGCGGCATCCTCCCCGACGGCGCGAGCCAGTTCAAAACGCACTCCGGGATCTTTCTCGAGCCCGAGCCAGGGCCGGGCGAGGCATGGTCGCTGCGCCGCGGCTGCATCGTGCTCGACGAAATGAACCGCGCCGATCTCGATCGCTGCATCGGGGAGCTCTACCCGCTGCTCAGCGGCAGCGTGGCCGTCGTGCACCCCGCGGGCATTCCGCGCATGCGCACCATCCAGCGTCATCCGCGCTTTCGCGTCATCGCCACCGTGAACGACGCCACCCTCGACGACGTCGTCTTCCCCATCAGCGAGGGGCTCGCGCGGAGGTTCCTTCGCTTCGAGCTCCCCGGCGCCACCGCCGACGAGCTGCGTGCGTACTTGGACATGGGCGCGACCCCGGAGTCCGTCGAGCGGCGGGCCATCGTGGTGGAGGCGATCGAGCGCTTCTTCGAGAAGTGCGGGAAGCACGGGAAGCTCGTGGACTCCGAGCGAGGGCGCGGGGACCGACTGCCCTTCGGCTGCGGCTATTTCCGGCCTCTTCGCGAGTGGATGCACGGGCGGCTCGTGCTGTCCGTCGAGTTTCGAGAGCGCGAGCTCGCCGAACAGGCCCGCGTCGTGCTCATCACGTGCCTTCGCTCCGGCGCGCGGCTCAAAGGCTTCGAGGCGGTGCTCACCGAGCTGCGCGAGTCCGAAGATTTGGTCTGA
- a CDS encoding protein kinase has product MTMSFPRQRIPERVLSRIDTLVQQKYRITRLLGIGGTAAVYAATHRNGHQVAIKFLLEHLLHDPDMYQLFRREAYVANRVGHPGAVPVLDDDVDESGSAFLIMPLLEGENLRARWERANKRMAWSEAGVLVADALDVLASAHAKGIVHRDIKPENLFVTRSGDVRVMDFGIARRGDGNATFTLTGRIVGTPAFMPPEQALGDKTNLGPHSDCWAMGATLFTLLSGEHVHRATSSGAQLVAHATKPARPLGALVPDVPAGLARVVDRSLAFDPAARWRSAHEMRDALLAALEEAWGENATTAATRVREAIAAELSRSAADELHESATQAPRLARSAEPMDSELRAQGQIFHCGNGFAAARLGGLHISLWQHGLWDPDVHPHIGLSEMVLHNPNEVAHICILGAEIRPTDIPLRRVTASFEQHGERLKCSAVVFEGDEKESTVTRGFLAGMSLVLSHKLPIEGFSSVPAGLEWMSGHLPIDSLATVERFIENLRKKLLP; this is encoded by the coding sequence ATGACCATGTCGTTTCCACGCCAGCGGATCCCCGAGCGGGTGCTGTCGCGCATCGATACACTCGTTCAGCAGAAATACCGGATCACACGGCTGCTCGGCATCGGGGGCACGGCCGCCGTCTACGCGGCCACGCACCGCAATGGGCACCAGGTTGCCATCAAGTTTCTCCTGGAGCACCTGCTCCACGATCCCGATATGTACCAACTCTTTCGGCGCGAAGCCTATGTGGCCAATCGTGTGGGGCATCCGGGTGCGGTCCCCGTGCTCGACGACGACGTCGACGAATCCGGCAGCGCATTCTTGATCATGCCGCTGCTCGAGGGCGAGAACTTGCGCGCGCGCTGGGAGCGCGCCAACAAGCGCATGGCCTGGAGTGAAGCGGGGGTTCTCGTCGCGGACGCGCTCGATGTTCTTGCCAGCGCGCACGCCAAAGGCATCGTGCACCGTGACATCAAACCCGAGAACCTCTTCGTCACACGCTCGGGCGATGTGCGCGTCATGGACTTCGGCATCGCCCGCCGGGGTGATGGGAACGCAACGTTCACACTGACGGGGCGCATCGTCGGTACACCCGCGTTCATGCCGCCGGAGCAGGCGCTCGGCGACAAGACGAACCTCGGTCCGCACAGCGATTGCTGGGCGATGGGCGCCACGCTCTTTACGCTGCTATCGGGCGAGCACGTTCATCGTGCGACCAGCTCCGGGGCGCAGCTCGTTGCCCACGCAACGAAGCCCGCGCGCCCGCTCGGCGCCCTCGTCCCCGATGTACCTGCGGGCTTGGCCCGCGTGGTGGATCGGTCGCTCGCGTTCGACCCCGCCGCGCGATGGCGCTCGGCGCACGAGATGCGCGACGCGCTGCTCGCGGCGCTGGAAGAGGCGTGGGGTGAGAACGCGACGACCGCCGCGACCCGCGTGCGCGAGGCGATCGCCGCCGAGCTCTCACGCAGTGCGGCGGATGAATTGCACGAGAGCGCGACGCAAGCGCCAAGGCTGGCGCGGTCCGCGGAGCCGATGGATAGCGAGCTTCGCGCCCAAGGCCAGATTTTCCATTGCGGGAACGGCTTCGCCGCCGCCCGGCTCGGCGGGTTGCACATCTCGCTTTGGCAGCACGGCCTCTGGGACCCCGACGTGCATCCCCACATCGGCCTTTCGGAGATGGTCCTCCACAATCCAAACGAGGTCGCGCATATCTGCATCCTTGGCGCCGAGATCCGGCCAACGGACATTCCGCTGCGACGTGTCACCGCCTCGTTCGAGCAGCACGGGGAGCGCTTGAAGTGCTCGGCGGTCGTCTTCGAAGGCGACGAAAAGGAGTCCACCGTCACCCGAGGCTTTCTCGCCGGCATGTCGCTCGTGCTCTCCCACAAGCTCCCCATCGAGGGCTTTTCGAGCGTGCCCGCCGGGCTCGAATGGATGTCGGGCCATCTGCCCATCGACTCGCTCGCAACCGTGGAGCGCTTCATCGAAAATCTTCGAAAGAAGCTGCTGCCCTAA
- a CDS encoding D-2-hydroxyacid dehydrogenase family protein yields the protein MKIAVLDDYADVFRTTRAFLRVQGSHEVVVFHDTEKNPSSLAARLDGADAVLLTQQRSSFSRAVIEKLTTVRWIAQTGRNTNHIDLGACAEKGITVVTALPGASYATVELTWGLILASLRHIPEEVQNLKQGVWHSTVGTGLRGATLGVYALGRIGGAVAQVGKAFGMKVLAWGREKSLTAAREAGYDVAPSREAFFEGADVVTIHLPLNDSTRGIVTAADLGRMKKTALFVNTSRARLVETGALVRALEQGRPGFAAVDVYEDEPVLGRNHPLLMMRNALCTPHLGYAEKTTYETYYGATIEALLDAVAGAR from the coding sequence ATGAAAATCGCGGTTCTCGACGACTACGCAGACGTATTCCGCACGACCCGAGCGTTCTTGCGCGTGCAAGGTTCTCACGAGGTCGTCGTCTTCCACGACACGGAGAAGAACCCCAGCTCGCTCGCCGCGCGCCTCGACGGCGCCGACGCCGTGCTCCTCACGCAGCAGCGCTCCTCCTTTTCACGGGCGGTGATCGAAAAGCTCACCACCGTGCGATGGATCGCGCAGACGGGCCGCAACACGAACCACATCGACCTCGGGGCATGCGCGGAGAAGGGCATCACGGTGGTGACCGCCCTTCCGGGGGCGTCGTACGCGACCGTGGAGCTCACATGGGGGCTGATCCTGGCGAGCCTGCGCCACATCCCGGAGGAGGTTCAGAACCTGAAACAAGGCGTCTGGCACAGCACCGTCGGCACCGGTCTTCGCGGGGCCACCCTCGGCGTCTACGCGCTCGGTCGCATCGGCGGCGCGGTGGCCCAAGTCGGCAAGGCGTTCGGCATGAAGGTGCTCGCCTGGGGCCGCGAAAAGTCCCTCACCGCGGCGCGCGAAGCCGGCTACGACGTGGCGCCGTCGCGCGAAGCCTTCTTCGAGGGCGCCGACGTCGTGACCATCCACCTGCCCCTCAACGACTCCACCCGCGGCATCGTCACCGCCGCCGATCTCGGTCGCATGAAAAAGACCGCCCTCTTCGTCAACACCAGCCGCGCACGCCTGGTCGAAACCGGCGCGCTGGTTCGCGCGCTCGAGCAAGGCCGCCCGGGCTTCGCCGCCGTCGACGTCTACGAAGACGAACCGGTGCTCGGGCGCAACCACCCTTTGCTCATGATGCGCAACGCGCTCTGCACACCGCACCTCGGCTATGCGGAAAAGACGACCTACGAGACGTATTACGGCGCCACGATCGAGGCGCTGCTCGATGCCGTGGCAGGGGCGCGGTGA
- a CDS encoding tetratricopeptide repeat protein: MTARSPAGRARYAKRGLATAAPLDRTTHAMLLRQLYLSHFETRRFRKAHEIALQAIELNVLSDVLYQDAARASLAIGDLERAIMHLRAATRRGPPSRRPFHLWTLGSILFLAQRYDEAIAALTRATRWGTREKPLYRAHLALARIANGEHVVDVVDTMVELARAPCGQGYGRFVLGHLAYAAGEWVTARRYLEAFVKRTETGGVARCIALEPEIRMARATIGKMSAN, translated from the coding sequence ATGACTGCACGCTCGCCCGCCGGACGTGCCCGCTATGCAAAGCGCGGATTGGCCACCGCCGCGCCGCTCGATCGCACCACCCACGCGATGCTCTTGCGGCAGCTCTATCTCTCGCACTTCGAGACCCGACGCTTTCGCAAGGCCCACGAGATCGCGCTTCAGGCCATCGAGCTCAATGTCCTCAGCGATGTGCTGTACCAAGACGCGGCCCGCGCCTCCCTCGCCATCGGCGATCTGGAGCGCGCCATCATGCACCTTCGCGCCGCCACCCGCCGCGGCCCTCCCTCGCGTCGCCCGTTCCATCTCTGGACCCTCGGCAGCATTCTCTTCCTGGCGCAACGTTACGATGAGGCTATCGCCGCGCTCACCCGCGCCACCCGATGGGGCACTCGGGAGAAGCCGCTCTACCGCGCCCACCTTGCGCTGGCCCGCATCGCCAACGGTGAGCACGTGGTCGACGTGGTCGATACCATGGTCGAGCTCGCCCGTGCGCCGTGCGGTCAAGGCTACGGTCGCTTCGTTCTTGGTCACCTGGCCTATGCGGCCGGGGAGTGGGTCACCGCGCGCCGGTACCTCGAGGCCTTCGTCAAGCGCACGGAGACCGGGGGCGTTGCGCGCTGCATCGCGCTCGAACCGGAAATCCGTATGGCCCGCGCCACCATCGGGAAGATGAGCGCGAATTAG
- a CDS encoding LysR substrate-binding domain-containing protein, with amino-acid sequence MSPLDPALLPTFLAVCDAGRISAAAKVVHLSQPAVTAQIRKLEETLGTPLFVRSARGVVPTPAGERLVTYARRVQRTLEEASASIREGEEPLGTLTLTASTTIAAHVLPPVLAKFRATYPSTPLRIEVGNTEEVLVAVKSGRIPLGLVEGHSRAAGVHLEPYVDDALVPVIGRAALFRVRRLRDLADVPILWREPGSGTRAILDRALRAAGIRKRPLPTDLELASTEAILGAVAAGLGVAFVSRWSIQAHLSAGSVQIVPGLDFLVRRTFLWAVPAGGLQGTEARFYAFARSHPPVVA; translated from the coding sequence ATGAGCCCCCTCGATCCCGCGCTCCTGCCGACCTTCCTCGCCGTGTGCGACGCGGGCCGGATCTCCGCCGCTGCGAAGGTCGTGCACCTGTCGCAACCGGCGGTGACCGCGCAGATCCGCAAGCTGGAAGAGACGCTGGGGACCCCGCTGTTCGTACGCTCGGCGCGCGGTGTGGTGCCCACCCCCGCCGGAGAGCGCCTGGTGACCTATGCGCGCCGGGTGCAGCGAACCTTGGAGGAAGCGTCGGCCTCCATCCGCGAGGGGGAGGAGCCGCTGGGCACCTTGACCCTCACTGCGAGCACGACCATTGCCGCGCACGTGCTCCCTCCCGTGCTCGCCAAGTTTCGCGCGACGTATCCGTCCACCCCGCTTCGAATCGAGGTGGGCAACACGGAGGAGGTGCTCGTGGCGGTGAAGAGCGGACGAATCCCGCTGGGGCTCGTCGAGGGGCATTCGCGTGCGGCCGGTGTGCACCTCGAGCCTTACGTGGACGACGCGCTGGTCCCGGTGATCGGCCGCGCGGCTCTGTTCCGGGTGCGCCGCCTTCGCGACTTGGCCGACGTGCCGATCCTCTGGCGGGAGCCGGGATCGGGGACCCGGGCCATCCTCGACCGGGCGCTTCGCGCGGCGGGCATCCGAAAAAGGCCGCTCCCCACCGATCTCGAGCTCGCGAGCACCGAAGCGATCCTGGGCGCGGTGGCGGCGGGTCTCGGGGTTGCCTTCGTCTCGCGCTGGTCGATTCAAGCGCACCTGAGCGCAGGAAGCGTGCAGATCGTACCCGGGCTCGACTTTCTGGTGCGGCGCACCTTTCTCTGGGCGGTTCCAGCCGGGGGCCTACAAGGAACGGAGGCGCGCTTCTATGCGTTCGCACGGAGCCATCCGCCCGTCGTAGCTTGA
- a CDS encoding thioredoxin family protein, whose product MNQATLVTPRTTNKRLWMLLGVGFAGALLLALVGRSLWPLLQELSHDSNAYGKLAQQNPALAVAVSFGVGLVSSLTPCVFPMVPITVSIFGATDTQSRWRGAALSATFVLGIATLFVPLGIAAALTGSLMGAALANPWVVSGIAILFVALAASMFGAFEIALPSSLTNRLSSVGGVGFKGAFIVGLAMGLIAAPCTGPFVTGMLVSIAQTKDILVGGFSMFSFALGLGMLFFIAGTFAVNLPKAGAWMLGIKWGSGVVLAYMAFAYLRDSFGTVRGLVRPDTLYGIVGAVVLLIGLVLGSIHIAAERRKSPIAHLSKPMKLASIVPSVVGAFMFISWMQVFQNGLEREAAAREAIAANKDLASAPPISWQSGEEAARAQATTANKPVIVDFGATWCKACSELDESTWPDPRVRAAAASFVAIRVDATDDDDPEVQRLRKKYGVIGLPTVVVINGHGEEMKRFNEYVTPEKMAEAIKSVN is encoded by the coding sequence ATGAATCAAGCCACCTTGGTCACGCCGCGCACGACGAACAAGCGGCTCTGGATGCTGTTGGGGGTTGGTTTCGCCGGGGCGCTGCTTCTGGCGCTGGTTGGTCGGTCCTTATGGCCGCTTCTGCAGGAGCTCTCGCACGACTCGAACGCGTACGGAAAGTTGGCGCAGCAGAACCCCGCGCTGGCCGTGGCGGTGTCGTTTGGCGTGGGGCTGGTGAGCAGCTTGACGCCGTGCGTGTTTCCGATGGTGCCCATCACGGTGTCCATCTTCGGCGCCACCGATACGCAATCGCGATGGCGCGGCGCCGCGCTCTCGGCGACGTTCGTGCTGGGCATCGCCACCTTGTTCGTGCCGCTGGGCATCGCGGCGGCCCTCACCGGATCGCTCATGGGTGCCGCGCTCGCGAACCCGTGGGTCGTGTCGGGCATCGCCATCCTCTTCGTGGCGCTCGCCGCATCCATGTTCGGCGCGTTCGAAATCGCGCTGCCGTCGAGCCTCACCAACCGCCTCTCGAGCGTGGGCGGCGTGGGCTTCAAGGGCGCCTTCATCGTCGGCTTGGCGATGGGGCTCATCGCGGCGCCGTGCACGGGTCCCTTCGTGACCGGCATGCTCGTCTCGATCGCGCAGACCAAGGACATCCTCGTCGGCGGCTTCTCGATGTTCTCCTTCGCCCTGGGGCTGGGGATGCTCTTCTTCATCGCGGGCACCTTCGCGGTGAACCTCCCCAAGGCCGGCGCGTGGATGCTCGGCATCAAGTGGGGAAGCGGCGTGGTCTTGGCCTACATGGCCTTCGCCTACCTGCGTGACTCGTTCGGCACCGTTCGCGGCTTGGTTCGTCCGGACACGCTCTATGGCATCGTGGGCGCCGTGGTCCTGCTCATCGGCCTGGTGCTCGGCTCCATCCACATCGCCGCCGAGCGCCGCAAGTCGCCCATCGCGCACCTGTCCAAGCCGATGAAGCTCGCCTCCATCGTGCCGTCGGTGGTGGGCGCGTTCATGTTCATCAGCTGGATGCAGGTCTTCCAAAATGGCCTGGAGCGCGAGGCCGCCGCCCGCGAGGCCATCGCCGCGAACAAAGACCTGGCCTCGGCGCCCCCCATCTCGTGGCAGAGCGGCGAAGAGGCCGCGCGCGCCCAGGCGACCACCGCCAACAAGCCCGTCATCGTCGACTTCGGCGCCACCTGGTGCAAAGCCTGCTCGGAGCTCGACGAATCCACCTGGCCCGATCCGCGCGTCCGCGCCGCCGCCGCAAGCTTCGTCGCCATCCGCGTCGACGCCACCGACGACGACGATCCGGAGGTGCAGCGCCTTCGGAAGAAGTACGGGGTCATCGGGCTGCCCACGGTCGTCGTCATCAACGGCCACGGCGAAGAGATGAAGCGCTTCAACGAGTACGTCACGCCGGAGAAGATGGCGGAGGCGATCAAGAGCGTGAACTAA
- a CDS encoding metallophosphoesterase, with the protein MIRIGWLFAIFCAIATAVAACASEDPAADGESFEEGDSLLGGRDGPVGDTGVTPIKVAFIGDSGKGTAFKSVLSLIKAEKVDAVIHNGDFDYARDPDAFFQIVDKELGASFPYFGSVGNHDASSWSEYTPYFKSHIKAAGAVLDNDNLDDQKYAVTWKGLHFVFVGENGKNSEFADFIDDQFTTTETAWKICGWHKNQKAMQIGGKSDEMGWGVYENCRKKGAIVTTGHEHSYERTKTLTSMTNQTVDSACSDPKKVCVSPGRTFAFVSGLGGIGVRDQERCLPATPPYGCKKEWASIYASNQKAKYGVLFITFNVGGDPNKARGQFKNVDKQIIDDFEIVRGQ; encoded by the coding sequence ATGATTCGTATCGGATGGTTGTTTGCGATATTTTGTGCCATTGCCACCGCCGTCGCAGCCTGCGCGTCGGAGGATCCGGCGGCCGACGGCGAGTCCTTCGAGGAGGGCGACTCGCTCCTGGGAGGGAGGGACGGACCGGTCGGTGACACCGGTGTCACTCCGATAAAAGTTGCGTTCATCGGTGACAGCGGGAAGGGCACGGCCTTCAAGTCCGTGCTAAGTCTCATCAAGGCCGAGAAGGTCGATGCCGTCATCCACAACGGCGACTTCGACTATGCTCGCGACCCCGATGCATTCTTTCAGATCGTAGACAAGGAGCTCGGTGCGTCGTTTCCTTACTTTGGTTCGGTAGGTAATCACGATGCATCGAGCTGGAGCGAATACACCCCCTACTTCAAATCCCATATCAAGGCGGCGGGCGCGGTCCTCGACAACGACAACCTCGACGACCAGAAGTACGCCGTCACCTGGAAGGGCCTTCATTTCGTCTTCGTCGGCGAAAATGGAAAGAACAGCGAGTTCGCCGACTTCATCGATGACCAATTCACCACCACGGAGACCGCTTGGAAAATTTGCGGCTGGCATAAAAATCAAAAGGCCATGCAAATTGGTGGCAAGAGCGACGAGATGGGCTGGGGTGTCTACGAGAACTGCCGCAAAAAAGGCGCGATCGTGACCACCGGCCACGAGCACTCCTACGAGCGAACGAAGACGCTCACGAGCATGACCAATCAAACGGTCGACTCGGCATGTTCCGATCCCAAGAAGGTGTGCGTTTCACCAGGGCGTACGTTTGCGTTCGTCTCGGGGTTGGGCGGTATCGGCGTCCGCGATCAAGAGCGGTGCCTCCCTGCCACGCCTCCTTACGGCTGCAAGAAAGAGTGGGCGTCGATCTATGCCTCGAATCAGAAGGCCAAATACGGCGTTCTTTTCATCACATTCAACGTAGGCGGTGATCCGAACAAGGCCCGCGGCCAGTTCAAGAACGTCGATAAGCAGATCATCGACGATTTCGAGATCGTTCGCGGCCAATAA